One Defluviitoga tunisiensis genomic window carries:
- the argC gene encoding N-acetyl-gamma-glutamyl-phosphate reductase, whose product MMNVGILGATGYTGLELIRLLSKHPYVNIVYLTSRSFDENTISDVYPSLENFCKIPLEKLNLEKAVGLCDLIFNTLPSEYAFKLAKMITGSQKKIIDLGSSFRFDDYEIYKQWYFPKEEVTLYEKFNRIYGLPEIYRDKIQYAQIVGNPGCYPTSVLLGLMPVMKNKLIKDNTIIIDSKSGVSGSGHEPKYGNLFSECNENLKPYNVAKHRHVPEMEQELSKMQEGSVNIVFTPHLVPMTRGILSTIYCKCDINITIEELYIIYKNYYKEEQFIRILKPGLYPSTKDVYGSNFCEIGFEFDKKTNTLIIMSAIDNLVKGASGQAVQNMNILLGIPENTALEIVPVYP is encoded by the coding sequence ATGATGAATGTAGGAATTCTTGGTGCAACTGGATATACAGGTTTAGAACTAATTCGTTTACTATCAAAACATCCATATGTGAATATTGTGTATTTAACTTCCAGGAGTTTTGATGAAAATACAATTTCAGATGTGTACCCCAGTTTAGAAAATTTTTGTAAAATACCTCTTGAAAAATTAAATTTAGAAAAGGCCGTAGGATTATGCGACTTAATATTTAATACTTTGCCTTCTGAGTATGCGTTTAAATTGGCAAAAATGATCACTGGCTCTCAAAAGAAAATAATTGATTTAGGATCGTCTTTTAGGTTTGACGATTATGAAATCTATAAGCAATGGTATTTCCCAAAAGAAGAAGTTACATTATATGAAAAATTCAACAGAATTTATGGATTACCTGAAATATATCGAGATAAGATACAATATGCGCAAATAGTTGGAAATCCGGGATGTTATCCAACAAGTGTTTTATTAGGATTAATGCCGGTAATGAAGAACAAACTTATAAAAGATAATACAATAATTATTGACTCAAAATCTGGTGTCTCTGGTTCAGGACATGAACCAAAATACGGAAACCTATTTTCAGAATGTAATGAGAATTTGAAACCTTATAATGTAGCAAAGCATAGGCACGTTCCAGAAATGGAGCAGGAATTATCAAAAATGCAAGAAGGTAGTGTCAATATAGTTTTTACGCCTCATCTTGTACCTATGACTAGAGGAATATTAAGTACTATTTATTGTAAATGTGATATAAATATAACAATTGAAGAATTATACATTATATATAAAAATTACTACAAAGAAGAGCAATTTATTAGAATTCTTAAACCTGGATTATATCCTTCAACCAAAGATGTTTACGGTTCGAATTTTTGCGAGATAGGTTTTGAATTTGATAAAAAAACTAATACTTTAATAATAATGTCTGCTATAGATAATTTGGTTAAGGGAGCTAGTGGCCAAGCTGTACAAAATATGAATATTTTATTAGGTATTCCAGAAAATACTGCTTTGGAGATTGTTCCTGTTTATCCTTAA
- a CDS encoding 3-isopropylmalate dehydratase large subunit — translation MPKAKTISEKIFSDHLKRDVEAGELVIVDVDFMMGQDGTSPLAIKTFEEVGANSVFDSKRIAMVIDHNSPSPSEKVSALHKLMRNFRNQNNIFFYDIGDGICHQLVPEQGHALPGQIVIGADSHTCTYGAINCFSTGVGSTDLAIAMASGKLWFKVPETIKIFINGDLPFGVYSKDIILYIIKELTANGATYKAIEFEGNVIDELSVDARFTLSNMAVEMGAKVGLMKADDKVLEWLKNRTYKEFKTYQSDDGAKYEKIYNFDVSYLEPQVAKPHTVDNVSSISEVEGIPIQQGLLGTCTNGRLEDLRIAAKILKGKKIGSQVRLIVAPASRKILLEAIDEGVIQTLIKAGATIVAPGCGPCVGTHNGVPSDGENVISTANRNFKGRMGNNKAFIYLASPATVAASCIEGKITDPRKYL, via the coding sequence ATGCCAAAAGCTAAAACAATTTCTGAGAAAATTTTTAGTGATCACTTGAAAAGAGACGTAGAAGCAGGAGAGTTAGTAATAGTTGACGTTGATTTTATGATGGGACAAGATGGTACTTCCCCATTGGCAATCAAGACTTTTGAGGAAGTAGGAGCTAACTCTGTTTTTGATTCAAAAAGAATTGCAATGGTTATTGATCACAACTCACCTAGTCCTTCAGAAAAAGTATCCGCATTGCATAAGTTAATGAGAAACTTTAGAAATCAAAATAACATATTTTTTTATGATATAGGAGACGGTATTTGTCATCAACTTGTGCCAGAACAAGGTCATGCTCTTCCAGGTCAAATTGTAATTGGTGCAGATTCACATACTTGTACATATGGGGCAATTAACTGTTTTTCTACTGGTGTAGGTTCAACTGATTTGGCGATAGCTATGGCAAGTGGTAAACTATGGTTTAAAGTCCCAGAGACTATCAAAATATTTATAAATGGTGATTTACCTTTTGGTGTTTACTCAAAAGATATTATTTTGTATATTATTAAGGAATTGACTGCTAATGGTGCAACATATAAAGCAATTGAGTTTGAAGGAAATGTCATAGATGAGTTGTCAGTTGACGCAAGATTTACTCTATCTAATATGGCTGTAGAAATGGGAGCAAAAGTTGGATTAATGAAAGCTGACGATAAAGTTTTAGAATGGCTAAAAAACCGTACATATAAGGAGTTTAAAACATACCAATCAGATGATGGAGCCAAATATGAAAAAATTTATAATTTTGATGTTAGTTATTTGGAGCCTCAAGTCGCTAAACCACATACTGTTGACAATGTAAGTTCTATTAGCGAGGTAGAAGGTATTCCAATTCAGCAAGGCTTACTAGGAACTTGTACAAACGGTAGACTTGAAGACTTGAGAATAGCTGCGAAAATACTAAAAGGTAAGAAGATTGGTTCGCAAGTTCGACTAATAGTAGCTCCGGCATCTAGAAAAATACTTCTTGAAGCAATAGACGAAGGTGTCATTCAAACTTTGATCAAAGCAGGTGCGACTATTGTTGCTCCAGGATGTGGACCTTGTGTTGGAACACATAATGGTGTCCCGTCAGATGGAGAAAATGTTATTTCAACAGCTAATAGAAATTTTAAAGGACGAATGG
- the argH gene encoding argininosuccinate lyase has translation MKLWGGRFDKGTNPEMEIFNSSISVDIRLLPYEVDVSIAHAAGLNKAGVLNDQEFNIIKTGLEEIKKIKFENIPDIEDVHTLIEELLFEKIGSTAKKLHTGRSRNDLIATDERLYLKKEVKEIIGLLEEVNDVLNDLSEKYRNTLFPGYTHLQRAQPITFSHHLLAYVEMFDRDISRLNDLYKRIDVMPLGSGALAGTSFDIDRTYVASLLGFKEISNNSIDAVSDRDFIIEFLSSSSLIMMHLSRFCEEIILWSTQEFNFIELDENYSTGSSIMPQKKNPDSAELIRGKTGRVYGNLITLLTVMKGLPLAYNKDMQEDKEPMFDTIDTLKGCLKIFIGMIKSMKIKNKNMEKATKSGYMNATDLADYLVKKGLPFRDAHEVVGKIVRYAIEKNSPLEKLSLEEFKKFSNLINEDVYEILDLENILKNRKTIGSAKWEEI, from the coding sequence ATGAAGCTTTGGGGAGGTAGGTTTGATAAAGGAACAAATCCGGAAATGGAGATTTTTAATTCTTCTATATCAGTCGATATAAGGCTTTTACCTTATGAAGTAGATGTTTCAATAGCTCATGCGGCTGGTTTAAACAAAGCAGGCGTATTAAACGATCAAGAATTCAATATTATAAAAACAGGATTGGAAGAAATTAAGAAAATTAAATTTGAAAATATTCCAGATATAGAAGATGTTCATACTCTAATTGAAGAACTTTTATTTGAAAAGATAGGAAGTACAGCGAAAAAATTGCATACAGGAAGAAGTAGAAATGATCTCATAGCTACTGATGAAAGGTTATATTTAAAAAAAGAAGTTAAAGAAATAATCGGCCTTTTAGAAGAAGTCAACGATGTTTTAAATGATTTATCTGAGAAATATAGAAATACACTATTTCCAGGTTATACGCATTTGCAAAGAGCGCAACCCATTACCTTTTCTCATCATTTATTAGCTTATGTAGAAATGTTTGATAGAGATATATCTAGACTGAATGATTTATATAAGAGAATAGACGTTATGCCTTTGGGATCTGGTGCCTTGGCAGGTACATCTTTTGACATAGATCGTACATATGTTGCTTCTTTACTAGGTTTCAAGGAAATTTCTAATAACAGTATTGATGCTGTCAGTGATAGAGACTTTATAATTGAATTTCTCTCATCTTCTTCATTAATAATGATGCATTTAAGTAGATTTTGTGAAGAGATCATACTATGGTCAACACAGGAATTTAACTTCATTGAGCTTGATGAAAATTATTCAACTGGAAGTAGTATTATGCCCCAAAAGAAAAACCCTGATTCCGCAGAGCTGATTAGGGGAAAAACCGGACGAGTATATGGAAACTTAATAACTTTACTTACCGTTATGAAAGGATTACCTCTTGCATACAATAAAGATATGCAAGAAGATAAAGAACCTATGTTTGATACAATCGATACTCTTAAAGGATGTTTGAAAATATTTATTGGTATGATAAAAAGCATGAAGATAAAAAATAAAAATATGGAAAAGGCAACAAAAAGTGGATATATGAATGCTACAGATCTTGCAGATTATCTTGTAAAAAAAGGATTGCCATTTAGAGATGCTCATGAAGTTGTTGGAAAAATTGTTAGGTATGCAATTGAGAAAAATAGTCCTTTAGAAAAATTAAGTTTAGAAGAATTCAAGAAATTCAGCAATTTAATAAACGAGGATGTATACGAAATTTTAGATCTTGAGAATATTTTAAAAAATAGAAAAACTATAGGGTCTGCAAAATGGGAGGAAATATGA
- the nifV gene encoding homocitrate synthase, whose amino-acid sequence MIEKGVPLIMKNVFIVDTTLRDGEQTAGVVFANEEKVQIAKMLAELGVYQIEAGIPTMGGDEKEAIKKICSLDLGVSVMGWNRAVISDIDESLDCGVDAVAISISTSDIHIKHKLKKDREWVLQSMVKATQYAKKSKLYVSVNAEDASRSDMKFLLKFAKEAKEAGADRLRYCDTVGMEDPFSIYERIKIIIEEVGIDVETHTHDDFGMATANTLAGIKAGAKYAGVTVNGLGERAGNAALEEVIMALKYIYKLDLGIKTEMLREICEYVSSASGRPLPLSKAIVGHNVFTHESGIHTDGVLKDSNTYESFSPEEVGLQRQILIGKHSGKHAIIAKFKEYGIELTAEESEKMLEKVRALSVQLKRSLFDKELMYLYKEMKEEKGNNAKS is encoded by the coding sequence ATGATTGAAAAAGGTGTACCGTTAATTATGAAAAACGTTTTTATAGTTGATACCACTTTAAGAGATGGAGAACAAACTGCCGGGGTAGTTTTTGCTAATGAAGAGAAAGTTCAGATTGCAAAAATGTTAGCTGAACTAGGCGTTTACCAAATTGAAGCTGGAATACCAACAATGGGTGGAGATGAAAAAGAAGCTATAAAAAAGATATGCAGTCTGGACCTTGGAGTAAGCGTTATGGGATGGAATAGAGCAGTTATAAGTGATATCGATGAATCGCTTGACTGTGGTGTTGATGCGGTTGCTATTTCTATATCTACTTCAGATATTCATATTAAACATAAATTAAAGAAAGATAGAGAATGGGTTTTACAAAGCATGGTTAAGGCAACACAATATGCTAAAAAATCCAAATTGTATGTATCGGTTAATGCAGAAGATGCTTCAAGAAGTGATATGAAATTTCTACTAAAATTTGCTAAAGAAGCAAAGGAAGCAGGTGCAGATAGGTTAAGATATTGTGATACGGTAGGGATGGAAGATCCTTTTTCTATTTATGAACGAATAAAAATAATTATAGAAGAAGTTGGAATAGATGTTGAAACACATACACACGATGATTTTGGTATGGCTACAGCAAATACATTAGCGGGTATTAAAGCTGGTGCAAAATATGCAGGAGTGACGGTTAATGGTTTAGGTGAAAGGGCAGGTAATGCGGCATTAGAAGAAGTTATTATGGCATTAAAGTATATATATAAATTAGATTTGGGCATAAAAACAGAGATGCTAAGAGAAATTTGTGAGTATGTTTCTTCTGCTTCTGGAAGGCCGCTTCCGTTATCAAAAGCCATCGTAGGTCACAATGTGTTTACTCATGAATCTGGAATACACACTGATGGAGTCTTAAAAGATTCTAATACATATGAATCTTTTAGTCCTGAAGAAGTTGGCCTACAAAGACAAATTTTAATTGGAAAACATTCCGGAAAACATGCAATCATAGCCAAGTTTAAAGAGTATGGAATTGAGCTAACAGCTGAAGAAAGTGAAAAAATGTTAGAGAAAGTTAGAGCTCTTTCCGTACAATTAAAAAGATCTTTGTTTGATAAAGAACTAATGTATTTATATAAAGAAATGAAGGAGGAAAAAGGGAATAATGCCAAAAGCTAA
- a CDS encoding acetylornithine transaminase, whose translation MKKINESSKYLMNTYSRNPIELVKGEGIKVFDNEGKEYLDFVAGIAVNCLGHAHPKIVSTIVSQANKLMHCSNLYWNENQIDLANILCEKSFGDCVFFCNSGAEANEGALKLSRKYSYLKYGEKRNEVIAAHNSFHGRTYGALTATGQEKYQKYFKPLVGGFKYVNYNDIDDLKNAINDSTCAIILEVIQGEGGINEADQTYLTEVRKLCDEYDILLIFDEVQTGIARTGKLFAYEHYGVEPDIMTLAKGLGGGFPIGAVVANKKANVFSPGDHASTFGGNPLACAVGKTVMNIVSEDSFLENVQIQGNYFKSELLRLKEKYHCIEKIKGKGLMIGCELNVDKAYNVVQVALEKGLLINAVSNNILRFVPPLIVTKKDISVAVDILDETFQEVY comes from the coding sequence ATGAAGAAAATTAATGAGAGTAGTAAATATCTGATGAATACTTATTCAAGAAATCCTATTGAATTAGTAAAAGGCGAGGGAATTAAAGTATTTGATAATGAAGGAAAAGAATATCTTGATTTTGTTGCAGGTATTGCAGTAAATTGCTTAGGTCATGCTCATCCAAAAATCGTTTCAACAATTGTTAGTCAAGCAAATAAATTAATGCACTGTTCTAATCTATATTGGAATGAAAATCAAATTGATTTAGCAAATATCTTGTGTGAAAAATCATTTGGAGATTGTGTGTTTTTTTGTAATAGTGGTGCTGAAGCAAATGAAGGAGCATTGAAATTATCTAGAAAGTATAGTTATCTTAAATATGGAGAAAAAAGGAATGAAGTTATTGCTGCGCACAATTCATTTCATGGTAGAACATATGGAGCGCTTACTGCAACAGGTCAGGAAAAATATCAAAAATATTTTAAACCTTTAGTTGGAGGATTTAAGTATGTTAATTATAACGATATTGATGATTTAAAAAATGCAATCAACGATTCTACTTGTGCAATAATTTTAGAGGTAATTCAGGGGGAAGGTGGAATCAATGAAGCAGACCAAACATATTTAACAGAAGTGAGAAAGTTGTGTGATGAGTACGATATCCTTTTGATTTTTGATGAAGTTCAGACTGGTATAGCAAGAACTGGAAAACTTTTTGCATACGAACATTATGGTGTTGAGCCTGACATTATGACGTTAGCTAAAGGGTTAGGAGGAGGGTTTCCGATTGGAGCAGTAGTGGCCAATAAAAAGGCTAATGTCTTTTCTCCTGGGGATCATGCATCAACTTTTGGAGGTAATCCGTTAGCTTGTGCAGTGGGGAAAACAGTAATGAACATAGTTTCAGAAGATTCGTTTTTAGAAAACGTACAAATACAGGGAAATTATTTTAAATCCGAACTTTTGAGACTAAAAGAAAAGTACCATTGTATTGAAAAAATTAAAGGTAAAGGTTTAATGATAGGTTGTGAATTGAATGTGGATAAAGCATATAACGTTGTTCAAGTTGCGCTAGAAAAGGGACTTCTTATAAATGCCGTTAGCAACAATATATTAAGGTTTGTTCCTCCTCTCATTGTAACAAAAAAAGATATCTCAGTGGCAGTTGATATTTTAGATGAGACTTTTCAAGAAGTCTATTGA
- a CDS encoding argininosuccinate synthase has product MLEGEKVILAYSGGLDTSIIVPWLKENYKCEVIAACIDVGQGSETQMIKEKAIKSGASKVYLEDVKEEFVVNYIYPTLKSGAIYEGKYLLGTSFARPLIAKKLVEIAHKENAKYIAHGCTGKGNDQVRFEVSIKALDPTIKIIAPWRVWNIKSREEEIEYAIKKGIPISVSKEKIYSVDKNLWHISHEGGDLEDPKNEPKDTLFEMVVPPEKAPDCPEYITIEFKKGIPVKVNDKEFDPVELIEEINTIGARNGIGIADIVENRLVGMKSRGVYETPGGTILYYAHKELESLVIDKETARFKDIVAQKYADLVYNGLWFSQLREALDAFVEETQSVVTGKVKLKLYKGNIITSGIESPYSLYNEELATFGKDSVYDQKDAEGFINLFGLPLKMRAYQLLKINKDKIINKKEEKESIT; this is encoded by the coding sequence ATATTAGAAGGAGAAAAGGTAATTTTAGCTTATTCGGGAGGATTAGATACTTCAATTATTGTACCTTGGCTAAAGGAGAATTATAAATGTGAAGTTATTGCAGCATGCATAGATGTTGGGCAGGGTTCAGAAACACAAATGATAAAAGAGAAAGCTATAAAAAGTGGAGCAAGCAAGGTATATTTGGAAGATGTGAAAGAAGAGTTTGTTGTTAATTATATATATCCTACATTAAAATCAGGAGCAATTTATGAGGGTAAATATTTATTAGGAACATCTTTTGCAAGACCTTTGATAGCAAAGAAGTTAGTTGAAATTGCTCATAAGGAGAATGCGAAATATATAGCGCATGGTTGTACAGGAAAAGGAAATGATCAAGTAAGATTTGAAGTATCTATAAAAGCTTTGGATCCAACAATTAAAATTATTGCTCCATGGAGAGTTTGGAATATTAAGTCAAGGGAAGAAGAAATTGAATATGCAATAAAAAAAGGGATACCTATAAGTGTTTCTAAAGAAAAAATTTACAGTGTTGATAAAAATTTGTGGCATATCAGTCATGAAGGAGGAGATCTAGAAGATCCAAAAAATGAACCAAAAGATACTCTTTTTGAAATGGTTGTTCCTCCAGAAAAAGCCCCTGATTGTCCTGAATATATTACAATTGAATTCAAGAAGGGAATTCCGGTAAAAGTGAATGATAAGGAATTTGATCCAGTAGAACTTATAGAAGAAATTAATACGATTGGAGCCAGAAACGGTATAGGAATTGCAGATATAGTAGAAAATAGACTAGTAGGAATGAAATCACGTGGTGTCTACGAAACTCCAGGAGGAACAATTTTATATTATGCTCATAAAGAGCTTGAATCGTTGGTTATTGATAAAGAAACAGCTAGATTTAAAGATATTGTTGCACAAAAATATGCCGATTTAGTTTATAATGGATTGTGGTTTTCACAATTAAGAGAAGCTTTAGATGCTTTTGTTGAAGAAACTCAAAGTGTAGTAACTGGAAAAGTAAAATTAAAATTGTACAAAGGTAATATCATTACTTCTGGAATTGAATCTCCTTATTCATTGTATAATGAAGAATTAGCTACTTTTGGAAAAGATTCAGTGTACGATCAGAAAGATGCAGAAGGATTTATCAATTTGTTTGGTCTCCCATTAAAAATGAGAGCCTATCAATTACTTAAAATAAATAAAGATAAAATAATTAACAAAAAAGAAGAGAAAGAATCTATTACTTAA